From Paenibacillus sp. PK3_47, the proteins below share one genomic window:
- the coaBC gene encoding bifunctional phosphopantothenoylcysteine decarboxylase/phosphopantothenate--cysteine ligase CoaBC, with protein sequence MLNSLKGKRIILGITGGIAAYKAAALTSKLTQKGAEVHVIMTASAKQFITELTLQSLSKQRVYSDTFQERDPEAIAHIDLADTADLVLIAPATANIIGKMAHGIADDMLTSTLLAVTAPVMVAPAMNVHMYQHPAVISNMKILAERGIQFIEPGEGLLACGYVGKGRLEEPETIVRVVENYLAQRDSTASGPLKGKKVMVTAGGTIERIDPVRYISNDSSGKMGFAVARAARALGAEVTLVVARTDEAPPQDPAIEIVRASSAQDMYEAVSGRWSDCDILVKAAAVADYRPKESAGSKIKKSGDTLTLELVKTTDILETLGRSKNKQFLIGFAAETGNAEVYAKDKLVRKNLDLIVANDVAVEGAGFGTDTNIVSIYDAGGLVLDLPLVSKDEVARRLMLLAAERTSGAAL encoded by the coding sequence ATGTTGAACAGCCTGAAGGGTAAACGAATCATCCTGGGAATTACCGGTGGGATAGCTGCTTACAAAGCGGCTGCCCTGACCAGCAAGCTCACGCAAAAGGGCGCAGAGGTGCATGTTATTATGACTGCTTCAGCCAAACAGTTCATCACCGAGCTGACATTGCAGTCACTGTCCAAGCAGCGGGTATACAGCGACACGTTCCAGGAGCGGGATCCGGAGGCGATAGCGCATATTGATTTGGCCGACACTGCGGATCTGGTTCTGATTGCACCGGCTACTGCGAACATCATCGGCAAAATGGCCCATGGCATCGCTGATGACATGCTCACCAGCACGCTGCTCGCGGTTACGGCGCCGGTGATGGTTGCTCCGGCGATGAACGTCCATATGTACCAGCATCCCGCTGTGATCAGCAACATGAAGATCCTCGCAGAACGCGGTATTCAATTTATTGAACCGGGGGAAGGCCTGCTGGCCTGCGGTTATGTGGGTAAAGGACGGCTTGAGGAGCCCGAGACGATTGTACGGGTAGTAGAGAATTATCTGGCACAGCGGGACAGCACCGCCTCAGGACCGCTGAAGGGGAAGAAGGTTATGGTCACTGCCGGCGGAACCATTGAGCGCATTGATCCTGTGCGGTACATTTCCAATGACTCATCGGGAAAAATGGGCTTTGCGGTAGCCCGCGCTGCGCGTGCGCTGGGTGCGGAGGTAACGCTGGTGGTTGCGAGAACGGATGAAGCGCCGCCGCAGGACCCTGCCATCGAAATCGTCCGGGCATCATCGGCCCAGGACATGTACGAGGCTGTGTCCGGCCGCTGGAGCGATTGCGATATATTGGTCAAAGCGGCAGCGGTGGCGGATTACCGGCCTAAGGAGAGCGCGGGTTCCAAAATCAAAAAAAGCGGGGACACCCTAACGCTGGAATTGGTGAAGACTACAGATATACTTGAAACGCTGGGCCGGAGTAAAAACAAGCAGTTCCTGATCGGATTCGCCGCCGAGACAGGAAATGCGGAAGTCTATGCCAAGGACAAGCTGGTCCGTAAAAACCTGGATCTGATCGTGGCCAATGATGTCGCTGTGGAAGGAGCGGGCTTTGGAACGGATACGAATATCGTATCTATATATGATGCTGGCGGCCTGGTGCTGGATCTCCCGCTGGTCTCCAAGGATGAGGTAGCCCGCCGTCTCATGCTCCTGGCGGCAGAACGGACCTCTGGAGCTGCACTATAA
- a CDS encoding YicC/YloC family endoribonuclease gives MSFSMTGYGQSSLQFGGYKITFEVKSVNNRYCEVVLRMPRNWTGYEDMLRRKVQSHIKRGRVDVIINREVTEEAASVQVLNRPAVNSYLKAAEILKREFGVSGELTIREILSMPGVMELKDEAAAEAVHALEDYSEVLESGLELSLQSLLEMRAREGRHLAADLTMRLGRLEELHAEMAALAPTVVNEYRDKLRQRLSVLNDGTFPFEEHKFGMEIAIFADRCNIDEELTRLYSHFEQCRALLLSNEPAGRKLDFLIQEMNRETNTIGSKCNHLTLANLTLEMKAELEKIREQAANIE, from the coding sequence TTGTCATTTAGCATGACCGGATACGGTCAATCATCCCTGCAATTCGGCGGTTACAAGATTACATTCGAAGTCAAATCGGTGAATAACCGTTACTGCGAAGTAGTGCTGCGGATGCCCCGGAATTGGACGGGTTATGAGGATATGCTGCGAAGAAAGGTTCAAAGCCATATCAAACGGGGCCGGGTGGATGTCATCATTAATAGAGAGGTCACGGAAGAGGCAGCCTCTGTACAGGTTCTCAACCGTCCGGCAGTGAATTCCTACCTGAAGGCGGCGGAAATTCTCAAGCGTGAGTTTGGAGTTTCAGGGGAGCTGACTATACGTGAAATTCTCTCTATGCCCGGTGTAATGGAGCTCAAGGATGAAGCTGCGGCCGAGGCCGTGCATGCTCTGGAGGATTATTCAGAGGTGCTTGAATCAGGGCTGGAGCTGAGCCTGCAGTCACTGCTGGAGATGCGTGCGCGGGAAGGGCGTCATCTCGCGGCTGACCTGACGATGAGGCTTGGCCGCCTTGAGGAGCTTCACGCTGAAATGGCTGCACTTGCGCCGACAGTCGTAAATGAATACCGTGACAAGCTGCGCCAGCGGCTGAGCGTGCTGAATGACGGGACGTTCCCTTTTGAAGAGCATAAATTCGGAATGGAAATTGCTATCTTTGCCGACCGCTGCAACATTGATGAAGAGCTTACCCGGCTGTACAGTCATTTTGAACAATGCAGGGCGCTGCTGCTCAGTAACGAGCCGGCAGGCCGCAAACTGGATTTTCTCATTCAGGAGATGAACAGGGAGACGAATACAATCGGGTCGAAATGCAATCATCTGACTCTGGCGAACCTTACGCTTGAAATGAAGGCGGAGCTGGAGAAGATACGTGAACAAGCAGCGAATATTGAGTGA
- the gmk gene encoding guanylate kinase, with protein MSKGLLIILSGPSGVGKGTVCTALRPRMPELVYSVSATTRNPREGEENGVNYFFKSREEFADMIERDQLLEYAEYVGNYYGTPRDFVERTLESGRDIILEIEVQGALKVKEKFPEGIFVFLLPPSMDELKDRIRGRGTEHPDVISHRMSVAEDEIGLIRHYDYAVVNDEIDLACKRIESIIIAEHCKVR; from the coding sequence ATGTCAAAAGGATTGCTGATTATTTTATCCGGCCCTTCCGGCGTAGGCAAAGGTACCGTATGTACCGCGCTGAGACCGAGGATGCCTGAGCTGGTCTATTCCGTTTCCGCCACTACCCGCAATCCGCGGGAGGGCGAAGAGAACGGTGTCAACTATTTCTTCAAGAGCAGAGAAGAGTTTGCGGACATGATTGAACGTGACCAGCTGCTTGAATACGCAGAATACGTGGGCAATTATTACGGTACTCCGCGGGACTTTGTGGAGCGTACGCTCGAGAGCGGCAGAGATATTATCCTCGAAATTGAGGTTCAAGGAGCCCTTAAGGTGAAGGAGAAGTTCCCTGAAGGCATCTTTGTATTCCTGCTGCCTCCATCGATGGACGAACTGAAGGACCGGATCCGCGGCCGCGGAACGGAACATCCGGATGTGATCAGCCACCGCATGTCCGTTGCAGAGGATGAGATCGGCCTGATCCGGCATTACGATTATGCCGTTGTCAATGACGAGATTGATCTGGCCTGTAAACGAATAGAAAGCATTATTATCGCCGAACATTGTAAGGTGAGATGA
- the def gene encoding peptide deformylase, with protein sequence MAIRLIVKEPDEVLHKTAKTVTKVTPNVQKLLDDMADTMYDAEGVGLAAPQVGILKRLIVVDADEEHGLIKLINPEIVSTEGEQFGPEGCLSIPGLNGDVRRAETVTVRGLDREGNEVTITGSGLLARAFQHEIDHLNGVLFTDIAEKVYEYTADHSEAGE encoded by the coding sequence ATGGCTATCAGACTGATCGTAAAAGAACCGGATGAGGTGCTTCATAAGACAGCAAAGACGGTAACGAAGGTAACGCCTAATGTGCAGAAGCTGCTTGATGATATGGCGGATACAATGTACGACGCGGAAGGCGTGGGCCTGGCAGCTCCGCAGGTAGGTATCCTGAAACGGCTGATTGTCGTTGATGCCGATGAAGAGCACGGGCTGATCAAGCTGATCAATCCTGAAATTGTCAGTACGGAAGGCGAACAGTTCGGGCCGGAAGGCTGCCTGAGCATTCCCGGGCTCAACGGTGATGTCCGCCGTGCGGAGACTGTCACTGTACGGGGCCTGGACCGTGAAGGCAATGAGGTGACCATTACAGGCAGCGGACTGCTCGCCCGGGCATTTCAGCATGAGATTGATCATCTGAACGGTGTATTGTTTACAGACATTGCCGAGAAGGTATATGAATACACCGCTGACCACAGTGAAGCAGGGGAGTGA
- the priA gene encoding primosomal protein N', translated as MDIAKVIVDVPVRSTDRPFDYLIPGALKLWIEVGSRVAVPFGHRTVQGFVVSLESGETGSVSKLKPVQEVLDLMPPLSPELVELADWMSQRYACRRISALQAMLPTALKGKAERLISLGEAAESSGVAEDELFPMFLDTDQEEQQIIDFVRRSGEVSMRQLTRSFPEAAETVKFMLRRGVLAETQSIKDKMGKKKLKAVDLAIGVAAARESLASFPARSARQKEVLAFLVEMEPMLPMPMKDLLAVLQVTAGTVKALEDKGYIEISEVEVYRDPYRGRDFKPSTPLPLTPEQESVYKRITRAVDEQRHEVFLLHGVTGSGKTEIYLQCIQRVVEQGRQAVVLVPEIALTPQMVERFKGRFGSGVAVMHSRLSVGERYDEWRKIREGKAYVAVGARSAVFAPFANLGLIIMDEEHESSYKQEENPKYHARDVAVRRAEQGGAAVILGSATPSLESYHAARSQSDIHFSPILLEMPTRALGNELPKVHVVDMRDELKEGNRSMFSRRLHAALADRLERGEQTVLLLNRRGFSTFVMCRSCGYVAGCPECDISLTYHSRSDNLRCHYCGHAEPAPKICPECGSEHIRFFGTGTQRVEEELGKLFPGIRVIRMDVDTTTEKGSHEKLLNQFRDKKADVLLGTQMVAKGLDFPDVTLVGVITADSALNLPDFRAGEKTFQLLTQVAGRAGRHQLPGEVVVQSYTPEHYSIVHASGHDYNSFVREELKHRRELHYPPYCRLILVTLSHEQLPLLLKMAENYALNIQGKARQLRWYGSLDKLSSDALDLLGPVASPLPRLKGRYRFQCIIKWRGSIDAIGLAKQVAEELEDSVRDNGLQISIDVDPQMLM; from the coding sequence ATGGATATTGCCAAGGTCATTGTCGATGTTCCTGTGCGCAGCACTGACCGGCCGTTTGATTATCTGATTCCGGGAGCATTAAAGCTGTGGATTGAGGTGGGCAGCCGGGTGGCGGTTCCCTTCGGGCACCGCACGGTCCAGGGCTTTGTAGTCTCTCTGGAATCCGGTGAGACGGGTTCTGTGTCCAAGCTGAAGCCGGTCCAGGAAGTGCTGGATCTGATGCCGCCGCTCTCTCCAGAGCTGGTAGAGCTGGCGGACTGGATGAGCCAAAGGTATGCCTGCAGAAGAATATCCGCACTGCAGGCCATGCTTCCAACTGCACTCAAGGGCAAGGCGGAACGGCTGATTTCTCTCGGGGAAGCCGCAGAGTCTTCCGGAGTGGCGGAGGACGAGCTGTTTCCGATGTTTCTGGACACAGACCAGGAGGAGCAGCAGATTATCGATTTCGTAAGGCGCAGCGGTGAAGTTTCCATGAGACAGCTGACCCGGAGTTTTCCTGAAGCGGCGGAGACGGTGAAATTTATGCTCCGCCGGGGCGTGCTGGCCGAAACCCAGTCCATCAAGGATAAGATGGGCAAAAAGAAGCTCAAAGCTGTAGATCTGGCCATTGGTGTTGCGGCTGCGCGCGAATCGCTTGCCAGCTTTCCGGCTCGTTCGGCCCGGCAAAAGGAAGTGCTCGCTTTTCTGGTCGAAATGGAGCCGATGCTGCCTATGCCGATGAAGGATCTGCTGGCCGTGCTGCAGGTGACAGCCGGGACCGTTAAGGCGCTGGAGGATAAGGGATATATTGAAATCAGCGAGGTTGAGGTATACCGTGACCCGTATCGGGGACGGGACTTCAAGCCCAGTACGCCGCTGCCGCTCACGCCCGAGCAGGAATCGGTGTATAAGCGGATTACCAGAGCGGTTGATGAACAGCGCCATGAGGTGTTTTTGCTGCATGGGGTTACCGGCAGCGGGAAAACAGAGATTTATCTGCAGTGTATCCAGCGTGTAGTGGAACAGGGCCGGCAGGCTGTCGTCCTGGTTCCGGAAATTGCGCTCACACCCCAGATGGTTGAACGGTTTAAAGGCAGATTCGGCAGCGGAGTAGCGGTGATGCACAGCCGCTTGTCTGTAGGCGAAAGGTATGATGAATGGCGGAAGATCCGTGAGGGCAAAGCATATGTGGCCGTAGGTGCGCGTTCAGCGGTGTTTGCTCCGTTCGCAAATCTCGGTCTCATCATTATGGATGAGGAGCATGAGAGCTCTTATAAACAGGAAGAGAACCCGAAGTATCATGCCCGTGATGTCGCTGTCCGCCGTGCGGAGCAGGGCGGTGCCGCTGTAATTCTCGGTTCTGCCACCCCTTCGCTGGAGAGCTATCATGCGGCCAGGTCGCAAAGTGATATTCATTTCTCGCCGATCCTGCTGGAGATGCCGACACGGGCGCTGGGCAATGAACTGCCAAAGGTGCATGTTGTTGATATGCGAGACGAGCTGAAAGAAGGCAACCGTTCCATGTTCAGCCGCAGGCTGCACGCTGCACTTGCAGACAGGCTGGAACGCGGTGAACAGACCGTGCTGCTGCTGAACCGCAGAGGCTTCTCAACGTTTGTCATGTGCCGGAGCTGCGGTTATGTTGCCGGATGTCCGGAATGCGATATCTCGCTGACCTACCACAGCCGCAGCGACAATCTGCGCTGCCATTATTGCGGTCATGCCGAGCCGGCGCCGAAGATATGTCCGGAATGCGGCAGTGAGCATATCCGCTTTTTTGGTACGGGAACACAGCGGGTGGAGGAAGAACTGGGCAAGCTGTTTCCGGGAATCCGGGTGATCCGGATGGATGTAGATACGACCACGGAGAAAGGCTCGCATGAGAAGCTGCTGAACCAGTTCAGGGACAAAAAAGCCGATGTGCTTCTGGGCACGCAGATGGTCGCCAAAGGCCTGGATTTCCCTGATGTTACGCTGGTTGGTGTCATCACGGCGGACTCCGCATTGAATCTGCCTGATTTCCGTGCGGGAGAAAAAACGTTCCAGCTGCTGACTCAGGTGGCAGGCCGGGCCGGACGGCACCAGCTTCCGGGTGAGGTCGTAGTCCAATCCTACACACCGGAGCACTACTCCATTGTCCATGCCAGCGGCCATGACTATAACTCTTTTGTGCGTGAAGAGCTCAAGCACCGCAGGGAACTGCACTACCCGCCATACTGCAGGCTCATTCTTGTGACGCTGTCCCATGAGCAGCTTCCGCTGCTGCTCAAAATGGCCGAGAACTACGCGCTGAATATCCAGGGCAAAGCAAGGCAGCTGCGCTGGTACGGCAGTCTGGACAAGCTGTCTTCAGATGCGCTTGATCTTTTGGGACCGGTAGCTTCCCCTTTGCCGCGGCTGAAAGGAAGATACAGGTTTCAGTGCATTATTAAATGGCGGGGTTCCATAGATGCAATCGGGTTAGCCAAGCAGGTGGCGGAAGAGCTGGAGGATTCGGTACGGGATAACGGACTGCAGATCAGCATAGACGTCGACCCGCAAATGTTGATGTAG
- a CDS encoding bifunctional homocysteine S-methyltransferase/methylenetetrahydrofolate reductase produces the protein MKPDLRSAWSNQVLVGDGAMGTFLYQKGFPVGISYEELNLTSPEVIEDVHRSYIEAGAVLLESNTYSANYDKLSKFGLEDKVEEINRAGVRIARKAAGESGYVVGAVGSIRAGKRANLSGSELKRFYAQQFAALLEEQPDGIMLETFYDVEELHLALRSVRKLSTLPVICQLAVDETARTLDGFTLTEAFHILEQDGADVIGFNCRTGPTGIKRALRTLQGSLTLPVSVYPNAGIADYVDGQYRYGATPDYFGQMAPVFADMGSRIIGGCCGTTPQHIAEISAALRGYVPQPLPEPSVKPSAERISVHEHLGEDADGSSAEPNLVDLVKERHTVIVELDPPRDLDITKFMKGAEALRRAGADALTLADNSLAVTRMSNMALGSLVQSRTGLRPLVHVACRDRNLIGTQSHLMGFDALGIDHVLAVTGDPARFGDLPGSSSIYDLTSFEIIRMIKQLNDGIAFSGKPLKAKAKFVIGAAFNPNVKHLDKAVQRLEKKIASGADYIMTQPVYDPELIVRIAKATEHLDIPIFIGIMPLASGRNAEYLHNEVPGIQLSDEVRSRMQGLEGEAGRAAGVAIAKELLDTATAHFNGIYLMTPFMFYEMNVELLEYIWEKQGRKLSPLFR, from the coding sequence GTGAAGCCGGATTTGCGCTCTGCGTGGAGTAATCAAGTTTTGGTCGGGGACGGAGCAATGGGGACGTTTTTATATCAAAAGGGGTTCCCTGTCGGCATCTCTTATGAAGAATTGAATCTGACCTCTCCCGAGGTTATAGAAGATGTGCACCGCAGCTATATTGAAGCGGGAGCGGTATTGCTGGAGAGCAATACGTATTCGGCCAATTATGACAAGCTGTCCAAGTTCGGCCTGGAGGACAAGGTGGAAGAGATCAACCGTGCAGGCGTACGCATCGCGCGTAAGGCGGCTGGAGAATCCGGATACGTGGTAGGTGCCGTAGGCTCAATCCGGGCCGGCAAACGGGCGAACCTGTCGGGCTCGGAGCTGAAACGCTTTTACGCCCAGCAGTTTGCTGCGCTGCTGGAAGAACAGCCGGACGGGATCATGCTGGAGACCTTCTATGATGTTGAGGAGCTGCACTTGGCCTTGAGGTCGGTCCGCAAGCTGAGCACGCTGCCGGTAATCTGCCAGCTGGCCGTAGATGAAACTGCGCGTACCCTCGACGGATTCACACTGACCGAAGCGTTTCATATTCTGGAGCAGGACGGGGCCGATGTGATCGGCTTCAATTGCCGTACAGGTCCTACGGGCATCAAACGGGCGCTCCGGACACTTCAGGGAAGTCTTACCCTTCCCGTATCGGTCTATCCCAATGCGGGGATTGCCGATTATGTGGACGGGCAGTACCGCTACGGCGCGACTCCTGATTATTTCGGGCAGATGGCCCCTGTATTTGCGGATATGGGCAGCCGGATTATCGGCGGATGCTGCGGCACTACCCCGCAGCATATTGCAGAAATCTCTGCGGCACTGCGCGGATATGTTCCGCAGCCGCTGCCTGAACCTTCGGTGAAGCCGAGCGCAGAGCGCATATCCGTGCATGAGCATCTGGGGGAGGATGCGGACGGAAGCAGCGCAGAACCGAATCTGGTAGATCTGGTGAAGGAGCGTCATACTGTAATTGTTGAACTGGACCCTCCGCGGGACCTGGATATTACCAAGTTCATGAAGGGCGCAGAAGCACTGCGCAGAGCCGGCGCAGATGCGCTGACGCTGGCTGATAATTCTCTGGCGGTAACTAGGATGAGCAATATGGCGCTTGGATCGCTGGTGCAGTCCCGGACGGGACTCCGGCCGCTTGTGCATGTAGCCTGCCGGGACCGCAACCTGATCGGTACCCAGTCCCACCTGATGGGCTTCGATGCCCTCGGCATTGACCATGTACTGGCAGTAACCGGTGACCCGGCCCGATTCGGCGATCTGCCGGGCTCGAGTTCCATTTACGATCTGACCTCCTTCGAAATTATCCGCATGATCAAGCAGCTTAACGACGGCATTGCCTTCTCCGGCAAACCGCTTAAAGCGAAGGCCAAATTTGTAATCGGCGCCGCATTTAATCCGAATGTGAAGCATTTGGACAAGGCGGTACAGCGGCTCGAGAAAAAAATTGCATCAGGCGCTGACTATATTATGACCCAGCCGGTCTATGATCCTGAACTGATTGTGCGGATTGCCAAAGCGACCGAGCATCTCGATATTCCGATTTTTATTGGCATTATGCCGCTTGCCAGTGGGCGCAATGCGGAATATCTTCACAACGAGGTTCCCGGGATTCAGCTGTCTGATGAAGTGCGGAGCAGAATGCAGGGCCTGGAGGGTGAAGCCGGCCGGGCTGCAGGTGTAGCCATAGCCAAAGAACTGCTGGATACTGCCACAGCGCATTTTAACGGCATCTATTTAATGACACCGTTCATGTTCTATGAGATGAATGTGGAGCTGCTGGAGTATATTTGGGAGAAGCAGGGGCGCAAATTGTCCCCCTTGTTTCGCTAG
- the rsmB gene encoding 16S rRNA (cytosine(967)-C(5))-methyltransferase RsmB — MSAAGKGGAGRSSNKKAAASAREVALDILVRVEQEGAYSNLLLNSSLQKSGLSREDAGLATELVYGSISRMITLDYVLDDFVSKGITKLQPWVRSLLRLSLYQIMYLDRIPPHAAVNEAVNIAKKRGHQGISGMVNGVLRNVLRAGELPVLKAGLSEEERISILHSHPLWMVREWSAQYGLETAAAMCAANNEPPAVSVRVNTTMISREALLAQMLEAGLDASESILSPFGIVVKGGGNLALTSWYSDGYLSVQDESSMLVAEAVAPEPGMKVLDCCAAPGGKSAHMGELMKDQGSIYANDLHEHKAKLVTSQAERLGLDCITAGSSDALDLAQSLEAASFDRILLDAPCSGLGVIRRKPDLKWRKQPEDVAGIAALQGELLQSVSRLLKPGGVLVYSTCTTEQAENSRVVSEFLENNSGFASVTFNSPVWDRLSGTALAEGEGIQLLPQHYGSDGFYIARIERLL, encoded by the coding sequence TTGAGCGCGGCCGGCAAAGGCGGCGCGGGCCGCAGCAGTAACAAGAAGGCAGCTGCTTCCGCACGCGAAGTAGCGCTGGATATTCTTGTCCGGGTGGAACAGGAGGGAGCTTACAGCAACCTTCTTCTGAACAGCAGTCTGCAGAAATCAGGACTAAGCCGTGAAGATGCCGGACTTGCCACTGAACTGGTGTACGGAAGCATCTCCCGCATGATCACGCTTGATTATGTGCTGGACGATTTTGTAAGCAAAGGTATAACCAAGCTGCAGCCCTGGGTACGCAGCCTGCTGCGCTTAAGTCTGTATCAGATTATGTATCTTGACCGCATCCCTCCGCATGCAGCAGTCAATGAGGCTGTTAACATTGCCAAGAAGCGCGGGCATCAGGGAATCTCAGGTATGGTGAACGGAGTCCTGCGCAACGTGCTTCGTGCAGGTGAGCTGCCGGTGCTCAAAGCAGGGCTGAGCGAGGAAGAACGGATTTCCATTCTTCATTCCCATCCGCTCTGGATGGTGCGCGAATGGAGTGCCCAGTACGGCCTGGAGACCGCTGCAGCTATGTGTGCGGCCAACAATGAGCCGCCGGCGGTCAGTGTACGCGTAAATACGACGATGATCAGCCGTGAAGCACTGCTGGCCCAGATGCTTGAAGCCGGACTGGATGCTTCCGAGTCCATATTGAGCCCGTTCGGTATTGTTGTAAAAGGCGGCGGCAATCTGGCCCTTACCTCCTGGTACAGTGACGGTTATTTATCCGTACAGGATGAGAGTTCGATGCTCGTAGCTGAGGCTGTAGCTCCGGAACCGGGGATGAAAGTGCTGGATTGCTGCGCTGCACCCGGCGGCAAAAGCGCCCATATGGGCGAATTAATGAAGGACCAGGGCAGTATTTATGCCAATGACCTGCATGAACACAAAGCAAAGCTGGTTACAAGCCAGGCGGAACGTCTAGGCCTGGACTGCATCACAGCAGGAAGCAGCGATGCGCTGGATCTGGCACAGTCGCTTGAGGCAGCTTCCTTTGACCGGATTCTGCTGGATGCGCCCTGCTCCGGTCTGGGCGTCATCCGCCGCAAGCCGGATCTGAAATGGCGGAAGCAGCCCGAGGATGTGGCCGGCATAGCCGCCCTGCAGGGCGAACTGCTGCAGTCCGTCTCTAGGCTCCTGAAGCCGGGCGGCGTGCTGGTATACAGCACCTGCACCACAGAGCAGGCGGAGAACAGCCGTGTAGTTTCGGAATTTCTGGAGAATAATTCCGGCTTTGCATCCGTGACTTTTAATTCACCGGTATGGGACCGGCTCAGCGGCACGGCGCTTGCTGAAGGCGAAGGGATACAGCTTCTGCCGCAGCATTATGGAAGCGACGGTTTTTATATTGCACGTATTGAACGACTCTTGTAA
- a CDS encoding DUF370 domain-containing protein — MAIKLINIGFGNIVSANRIISIVSPESAPIKRIIQEARDRHMLIDATYGRRTRAVIITDSDHVILSAVQPETVAHRLSSKDDDNDE; from the coding sequence ATGGCAATCAAATTAATCAACATCGGCTTTGGAAATATCGTATCGGCCAACCGCATTATTTCCATTGTCAGCCCGGAATCTGCACCGATCAAACGGATTATCCAGGAGGCCAGGGACCGGCATATGCTGATCGACGCGACTTATGGACGCCGGACACGGGCCGTCATTATTACAGACAGCGATCATGTCATTCTCTCGGCGGTTCAGCCGGAGACAGTGGCACACCGCTTATCAAGCAAAGATGACGATAACGATGAATAA
- the rpoZ gene encoding DNA-directed RNA polymerase subunit omega, giving the protein MLYPSIDEMMNKVDSKYSLVVAAARRARLLREGGKTDVKVPKSHKFVGVALEEIYEDRIVVTRGEE; this is encoded by the coding sequence GTGCTATATCCATCCATTGATGAAATGATGAACAAGGTCGACAGCAAGTATTCCCTGGTTGTCGCTGCAGCCCGCCGGGCAAGATTGCTCCGTGAAGGCGGCAAAACCGATGTCAAAGTGCCTAAATCCCACAAATTTGTAGGAGTTGCACTGGAAGAGATTTATGAAGACCGTATTGTTGTAACCCGCGGCGAAGAATAG
- the fmt gene encoding methionyl-tRNA formyltransferase: MKIVFMGTPAFAVPSLKMLVEEGYEVVAVITQPDRPQGRKKTLVPTPVKEAALALGLPVLQPERLRRPEAVAELAAYEPDLIVTAAYGQILPKSVLDLPVNGCVNVHGSLLPKYRGGAPIQRCIINGETVTGVTLMYMAEGLDTGDMISRVEVPIEDDDTSGILFEKLSLAGRDLLKAEMPRLAAGRVEADPQDDSEATYAPNLTREDERINWNADSLNIYNQIRGLVPFSGAFTLWNGESFKVWSAAKPVVSSDGAAAPGTVLALNESGVEVKTGNGTLLLTTVQPAGKKAMSAGDFSRGAAMKPGTVLG; encoded by the coding sequence ATGAAGATCGTATTCATGGGAACCCCTGCCTTTGCGGTTCCCTCCCTGAAGATGCTAGTGGAAGAAGGTTATGAGGTCGTGGCTGTTATTACACAGCCTGACCGTCCGCAGGGCCGCAAGAAAACATTGGTACCTACACCTGTGAAGGAAGCTGCCCTGGCACTTGGCCTGCCGGTGCTGCAGCCGGAGCGGCTGCGCCGGCCGGAAGCTGTAGCTGAGCTTGCCGCTTATGAGCCGGATCTGATTGTTACGGCGGCTTATGGTCAGATCCTGCCCAAGTCGGTGCTGGACCTGCCGGTAAACGGCTGTGTCAATGTTCACGGATCACTGCTGCCGAAATACCGCGGCGGAGCGCCGATTCAGCGCTGTATTATTAATGGTGAAACAGTGACTGGAGTAACGCTGATGTATATGGCTGAAGGCCTCGATACAGGAGATATGATCTCCCGGGTCGAAGTGCCGATTGAGGATGACGATACATCAGGAATACTATTCGAAAAGCTCAGTCTTGCCGGCCGTGATCTGCTGAAGGCCGAAATGCCGCGTCTGGCAGCCGGCCGTGTAGAAGCTGATCCTCAGGATGACAGTGAAGCAACCTACGCGCCCAACCTGACCCGTGAGGATGAACGGATTAACTGGAATGCGGATTCACTCAATATCTATAACCAGATCCGCGGTCTTGTGCCGTTTTCCGGAGCATTTACGCTCTGGAACGGCGAGAGCTTCAAAGTATGGTCAGCTGCAAAGCCGGTTGTCAGCAGTGATGGAGCAGCGGCACCGGGGACTGTGCTTGCGCTGAACGAAAGCGGTGTTGAGGTGAAGACCGGCAATGGAACGCTGCTGCTGACCACCGTGCAGCCGGCAGGCAAAAAAGCAATGAGCGCCGGCGATTTCAGCCGCGGTGCAGCCATGAAGCCAGGGACGGTGCTCGGTTGA